Proteins encoded within one genomic window of Spirulina major PCC 6313:
- the accD gene encoding acetyl-CoA carboxylase, carboxyltransferase subunit beta, with product MSLFDWFANREKNQPVAPQGHQEREIADGLWTKCPKCSVLTYTKDLQANLQVCVDCHHHMRVGSTERIHQLIDGKTWTPLHEDICPMDPLEFRDRKAYKDRLREYQAKTHLNDAVQIGTGLLDGLPVVLGVMDFSFMGGSMGSVVGEKLTRLIEYGTQEGLTVIIVCASGGARMQEGMLSLMQMAKISGALERHRQAKLLYIPILTNPTMGGVTASFAMLGDVILAEPKAVIGFAGRRVIEQTIREKLPDDFQTAEYLLNCGFVDAIVPRTQLKRTLAQLISLHQPFFPVNTSPANHHTTPSTHIIEAHTPA from the coding sequence ATGTCTTTATTTGACTGGTTTGCCAATCGCGAAAAAAACCAACCCGTTGCCCCCCAAGGCCACCAAGAGCGCGAAATCGCCGATGGCCTTTGGACGAAATGCCCAAAATGCAGCGTTTTAACCTATACCAAAGACCTGCAAGCCAATTTACAGGTTTGCGTGGACTGTCACCATCACATGCGCGTCGGCAGCACCGAGCGGATTCACCAATTGATCGACGGGAAAACCTGGACCCCGCTCCATGAAGACATTTGCCCGATGGACCCGCTGGAGTTTCGCGATCGCAAAGCCTACAAAGACCGCCTGCGGGAATACCAAGCCAAAACCCACCTCAACGATGCCGTGCAAATTGGCACCGGCCTCCTCGATGGTTTACCCGTCGTCCTCGGCGTGATGGACTTTAGCTTCATGGGCGGCAGTATGGGATCAGTGGTGGGGGAAAAACTGACCCGCCTGATTGAGTACGGCACGCAAGAAGGGTTAACGGTGATTATCGTCTGTGCCTCCGGTGGGGCGCGGATGCAAGAAGGGATGCTCAGTTTGATGCAGATGGCGAAAATTTCCGGCGCTCTCGAACGCCATCGCCAAGCCAAGCTTCTTTATATCCCGATTCTCACCAATCCCACCATGGGCGGCGTGACGGCGAGTTTTGCGATGTTGGGGGATGTGATTCTAGCTGAACCGAAGGCGGTGATCGGCTTTGCGGGGCGGCGGGTGATTGAACAGACGATCCGCGAAAAACTGCCCGATGATTTCCAAACGGCGGAATATCTGCTCAACTGTGGGTTTGTGGATGCGATCGTGCCCCGGACTCAACTGAAGCGCACCCTCGCCCAGTTGATCAGCCTGCATCAACCCTTTTTCCCCGTCAACACGTCCCCCGCAAACCATCACACCACCCCCTCCACCCACATCATCGAAGCCCACACCCCCGCTTAA
- a CDS encoding prepilin peptidase, with translation MDSLIQVISSLFVFIVGAAIGSFLNVVIYRLPAGESILAPPSHCPRCQERLAWHDNVPVFAWFWLRGRCRYCRGAIALRYPLVEAIAGGLFLAVFWQFGPTVSAIGYCLLLSWLLALALIDCDTLTLPNPLTQSGLVAGLGFMVIQGWFETGAFQGSADRLVTGIFGAVFALWGLEAIALIGSLIYGRTAMGAGDAKLLALIGAWLGWQGAALAAFVGCALGAFLGGGAIALRLLDRRQPIPFGPFLALGATLTLFWGDIIVSTYQRFLLGAG, from the coding sequence ATGGATAGTCTGATTCAGGTCATTAGTAGTTTATTTGTCTTCATCGTTGGCGCGGCGATTGGGAGTTTTCTCAACGTGGTGATCTATCGCCTCCCGGCAGGAGAATCGATTCTCGCGCCGCCCTCCCACTGTCCCCGCTGTCAGGAGCGGCTGGCCTGGCATGACAATGTGCCGGTGTTCGCCTGGTTTTGGTTGCGGGGCCGGTGTCGGTACTGTCGAGGCGCGATCGCACTGCGGTATCCCCTCGTTGAAGCGATCGCGGGCGGCCTGTTCCTCGCGGTCTTTTGGCAATTTGGCCCCACGGTGAGCGCGATCGGCTATTGTCTCCTGCTCAGTTGGCTCCTCGCCCTCGCCCTGATCGACTGCGACACCCTTACCCTCCCCAACCCCCTCACCCAATCGGGTCTCGTCGCGGGGCTGGGCTTCATGGTCATTCAAGGCTGGTTTGAAACGGGGGCATTTCAAGGCAGTGCCGATCGGCTGGTGACGGGCATCTTTGGGGCTGTGTTTGCCCTGTGGGGGTTGGAAGCGATCGCCCTGATTGGCTCCCTCATCTATGGACGTACCGCGATGGGGGCGGGGGATGCGAAATTATTAGCCCTGATCGGGGCGTGGTTGGGCTGGCAGGGGGCAGCCCTGGCGGCCTTTGTGGGCTGTGCCTTGGGGGCGTTTTTGGGCGGCGGTGCGATCGCCCTGCGGCTCTTGGATCGTCGTCAACCGATCCCCTTTGGCCCCTTTCTGGCCCTAGGGGCCACCCTAACCCTTTTTTGGGGTGACATAATAGTATCCACTTATCAACGCTTTCTGTTGGGGGCGGGATGA